In Kutzneria kofuensis, the DNA window GCAAGCAGATCGCGGCGCTGTTCGGCGACTTCGAGATGGTGGAGCCGGGCGCGGTCTACGTGCCGGAGTGGCGGCCCGACGAGGGCGAGGCCGAGGAGCACCCCGAGCGCTTCCTCTTCTTCGGCGGCGTAGGCGTCAAACCCGCCTGACCCCGCGAGTCACGCTCTCAGGCAGTGCGAATGTCGGTTTCGGGCATCGGCTGCCCGAAACCGACATTCGGTGTGCCCCAGAGCGTGACTCGCGGGGGTTCAGCGCCAGACCTTGAGGAGCTTCGCCGAGTGCGGGGCCAGGTTCGCGCTGAACGAGTTGGTGAACTTGCCCAGCTGCTGGTGCGACCACAGGTCGCGCACGCTCGCCTTGCCGTGGAAGCCGAAGTCGGACCAGTTCGCCGTCACGGTCGCGGGCGAGGTGTCCAGGTTGAACAGGGCGACCGTGTACGAGCCGTCGGCGTTGCGCGTCCACCAGGTCTGCTGCGGGGTGTGCGCGACGACCGGCTTGGCCGCGCGGCCGGCCTGGTCGACGGCGATGACCTCGTCGTTGGTGAGCAGCGACAGGCCGTAGGAGTCCAGCTTGGTCAGGTCGTCGCCGGTGTAGAGCGGCGCCGCCTCGATGGCCCACAGCGTCATGTACAGCTGCCGCTCGTCGTTGGACAGGCCGTCCATCTGCCCGTTGCCGACGTCGAGCGAGTCGAGGTTGTTCCAGCCGCCGCGGCCGGTGTCGCCGATCCACGGCACCACGTCGTCGAACCGCTTGACCAGCGAGTTCTGCCAGGTGACGAGCGTGTCGCAGTAGCACTCGACGTCGGTGTCGACGCGCCAGCCGTTGCTGTAGCGCTGCCACGTGTCGATGTAGTCGTGGTCGAGCGACCAGGACAGCAGGAACTGGATGTTGCGGCCGGTCTTCACCAGCGCCTTGGACCACGCGGCGACGTCGGCGGTGTTGTCGTAGTTGGGGCCGGTCTTGTCCGAGCCGGGGCCGACGCCGTCCAGCTTGAGGAAGTCGATGCCCCAGCCCGCGAACATCTGCGCGATGGAGTCGATCCACTTCCCGGCGCAGGGGTTGTCGAAGTTCAGCTTGTACGAGCTGTCCCAGCCGTTGGTGGTGCGCAGGTCCGGGTAGACGATGTCGCGGGTGAAGCAGCCGGGCGCGCCGTAGATCGGCGAGTTGCCGCCGTTGTAGGCCTCCTTCTCCAGGCCGACCGGCATGTAGGTGCCGATCTTCAGGCCCATGGAGTGGATCTTGCGCGCGGTGGCGGCCATGCCGTCGGGGAAGCGCGCGGCGTCGGTCAGCGGCCGGGCGTACTGGTCGTACTCGGGGGTCCAGTCCCACTTGCGCCACCAGCCGGCGTCGATGTTGACGTACTGGTAGCCGTGCGAGCGGAGCTTGGTGGCCATCACCTGGGCCTGTTCGAGCACGTGCTGCTCGGTCAGCCAGCTGTAGTCACCCTGCGTGTTCACCCCTGGGTACTTGGTCGACTGGAGGCTCCAGCTGCTCCACCCCAGGTACGGTGTGTTCGCCGTGGGTTTGCTCGGTGTTCTTGCGTCCGCTACCGGGGCAAGCCCGGCGATCACCGTGCACAACGCGGCGAGCAGGACGATCATGCGGGAACGGCGCATGGCGGCGCACTCCTGTCGGAAGGGGGCAGTCATGGCGGCGACGGGTTGCTGGCATGAAACTCCGCGTCCGATCGGGTGTCAAGGTCGTTAATTTCTGAGGGAAATAATGTTTGCTATGGTCAATGTCGTGTCCGCCGCGGTCCAGGTGTTCGCCGTGGTGCTGCGGCACGGCCCGATCTCGCGCGTCGAGGTCACCGCGCGCACCGGCCTGTCGCCGGCCGCGGTGACCAAGGCGGTGCGCCCGCTGGTGGACGCCGGCTACCTCACCGAGCGACCGGACGAGCGCGCGCCGTCCCGGCTCGGCCGACCGGCGATGCCCGTGCAGGTGGTCGCCGATCGGGCGTTCTTCGTCGGGGTGAAACTCACCGCCGACGAGGTCATCGCGGTGCGCACCGACCTCTGCGGCGGCACCCGGGACGTGGTGCACCGGCCGCTGACCTCGACCGCCGTCGCCGACGTCATCGAGGTCGTCGCCGACGTCGTCGGCGCGCTCGCCACCGGCTACGAGGTGGCGTGCCTCGGCGTGTCGCTGGCCGGCGACGTGCTGCGGGACACCGGCATGGTCCGCTTCTCGCCGTTCCTGAACTGGCGCAACGTGCCGCTGGCCGACCTGGTCTCGGCCGCCACCGGGCTGCCGACCCTGATCGAGAACGACGTCCGCGCGCTGACCGTGGCCGAGCACTGGTTCGGCGCCGGCGTCGGCGTGTCGTCGTTCGCCCTGGTCACGGCCGGTACCGGCATCGGCTGCGGGCTCGTCGTCAACGACGTGCTGCTGCCGGCCGGCGAGCTCGGCCACGTGGCGATCGACGTGGACGGTCCCGAGTGCTACTGCGGCGGTCGGGGCTGCGTGGAGGCGCTGGCCGCGGACCGGGTGGTGCTGGCCGGCTGCTCAACGGTGGTGGGCCGCGCGCTGACCATGCCCGAGGCGATCGAGCTGGGCCGGTCCGGCGACCCGGCCGTGCACGCCGTGTTCGAGCGCGCCGGCCGTGCCCTCGGGCTGGCGCTGGCCGCCGTGGCCAACCTGGTCGGGCCGGAGCGGATCGTGCTCACCGGCGAGGCCGTCGGCGGCTACGACCTGTACGCGGAGCAGATCCGGCAGGCGCTGGCCGCGCAGGCGTTCGGCGCGGCGGCGGCGTGCGAGCTGGTGGTGCGGCCGCTGCCGTTCGACGAGTGGGCCCGCGGCGCCGCCGTCGTCGGCATCCAGGACCTGATCACGCGAAGTGGGGCAGCACGTGGCTCAGCAGGTGCGGTGACGCTGCCAGCGCGGTGAACCGGATGAACCGGCCGGCCAGCGTCGTCACCACGAAGGCCACCACCGACATCCGGGCCACGCCGGCGAGGACCGTGGTCGCCATGAACGGCGGCATGCCCACCACGGAGCTGACGCCGGTAGTGGCGATCATCAGCTTCGGGTGCCGCTCGCACCGGGCCCGCAGGGCCGTGAACCAGGTGGCCAGCTTCGCCCAGGCCATCCGCCACCAGGTCCGCCGGCGCGGCTTGTCCTTGGGCTGCAACCACTTCGGCAGCGTGATGTGGCCGCGGGCGGCGAAGAAGTAGAGCAGCTTGCCGACCACCTGGCCGACCGCCACCACGCCGCCGAGGATCCAGCACGCGATCGGCGGGTGGTGCCCGTCGGCGATCATGCCGATCAGGAACAGCTCCACGCTGATCAGTGGGCAGATCGCCGAGCCGACCGCGACACCGAGGGAGATCGCCAGCCACAGCAGCACGGCGACTCCCTCCCCCGACCGAATGATCTCTGACCCGACCGAGGCTACCGGAGTGGCACTGGCGTTTGAGTCGTGCTACGGGGCCATTTCCGGTGGACTTTCGTCCACCCCAGGGACTACTTCTGCACGGCGCTGACGTAGCTGTACAGCGCCGCGTCGAGGTTCGCCTCGTAGCCCCCGGTCATGCCCAGCAGGGCGCGGTTGCCCTTGCCGTCCGGCGGGGTGGCGAACATGTTCGCCGCGGTGGTCACGCCGTTGAAGTCCAGCATCGACCAGGCCCACCACTTGGGCACGTCGGCGCCCCGCACCGCGTTCTTGAACGGCGTGAACTGCCGGACCGGCTCGATCGTGCCGTCGCCGCCCCAGAAGTTCTCGGTCTGCGGCTGGGCCCGCCAGATCACCTCGCCGTTCTGCCGGATCTCGGAGACCTCGTAGGGCTGGTTGTACTGGTAGCCGTTGGCCATCGAGCTCATCGCCGCCGCCGCGCGCAGCGGCGTGGTGGCCAGCGCCTTGGTGCCGGGGATGAAGTCGATGCCGGCGTCCTCGTAGTGGTTTGCCGGGACGACGCTGCCGAGCACCTTCTCCACGTCGCTGCCGAGCGGGCCGGCGGCGGAGAACGCGTCGTTGAAACCCTGCTTGAGGTAGTCCGGACCGCCGTAGAAACCGAGCACTGCCCCCGTCCTGTCGTCCACCGAGGCCATGCCGATGTGCACGTTGCGGTCCTGCGGCTTGTTCGGATCCAAAGTGGACATACGGTCGTCGACGGCCTTCTTGGCCGCCTGCATGTAGTCCTGGCGGAACGTGGTCACCACGGTGTAACCGCCGCGGGCCACGGTGTTGGAGTCCGGAACGGACGGGTCCTTCTCGTGCAGCCGGTCCAGGTTCTGCATCGCCGCGTCGACCATGTAGCCGTTCATGCCGCCCATGTCGTCCGGCTCGTACTTGACCGGCGTCGGGAACTGCAGCGAGGCCCGCTGCTGTGTCGACAGCTCGTGCTCGGCGACCATGCCGTCCAGCACGTAGTTCCACCGGTCCTGCAACGCCTTCGCGGCCTTCGGGTCCTTGTCCGCGGTCGCGTAGTAGTACGGCGACTGGATGACCGCGGCGATGTAGGCGGCCTTGGCCGGGTCGGTCAGCTGCGAGACGTCCACGCCGAAGTAGGCCCGCGACGCCGACTCGATGCCGTAGGCCCCGCGGGCGAAGTAGATGGTGTTCAGGTAGTCGACGAGAATGGCGTCCTTGGACTCCACCTGGTCCAGCTTGATCGCCACCAGCACCTCGTTCAGCTTGCGGCCCAACGTCTGCTGCTGGGTGAGGTAGTAGTTCTTGACGAACTGCTGGGTGATCGTGGAGCCGCCCTGCAGGTTGCCGCCGCTGCTGGTCAGGTCGTTCTTCAGCGCGCGCAGCAGGCCCATCGGGGACACGCCCGGGTCGCTGTAGAAGGTGCGGTCCTCGGCCGCCAGCACCGCCTGGCGCACCACCAGGGGGATCTGGTCGAAGCTGACCGGCCGGCGGTTGGTGCCGACGTGGGTGATCTGGCTGGAGCCGTCGGCGTACGTGAAGATCGTCGCCTGCTGCACCGCGTCCTCGTTGGGCTTGGGGATCTGCACCGTGGCCACCGCCACGAAAAAGCCGGCGACCATGCCGGCCACCAGTGTCGCCGACGTCCCCAGGACCAGCTTCCACGAGGGCAGCCAGCGGCGCACGCCCCGCTTGTTCCGCCGCGGATAGTCGATGAGGCGCACTCGGTTGTCCTTCCCCACAGCCCGATCGTGTCGGGGGGTACGACTCCGATGACGCCTCGGGGGTTGTCCCCGGTTCAGGAATTGATCAGTTTCAGGTCCAGCGGACCCGTCACCCTGGCCTCACGCAGTGGCCGCCCACCAGCGTCCAACGTGCGCACCACGCCGTCCGTCTGCCAGCCCACCGAGTGGTAGAAGTTCAGCGAGGCCCGGTCCGCCTCCGGCACCCAGCTCACGCCCCTCGTAGCGCCCATGTTCCGCAGCGCTTCCGCCGCCGCCGCGAGCAGCCTGCCGCCGTGGCCTCGGCGGCCCCAGCGGGGCTCC includes these proteins:
- a CDS encoding glycoside hydrolase family 27 protein; its protein translation is MRRSRMIVLLAALCTVIAGLAPVADARTPSKPTANTPYLGWSSWSLQSTKYPGVNTQGDYSWLTEQHVLEQAQVMATKLRSHGYQYVNIDAGWWRKWDWTPEYDQYARPLTDAARFPDGMAATARKIHSMGLKIGTYMPVGLEKEAYNGGNSPIYGAPGCFTRDIVYPDLRTTNGWDSSYKLNFDNPCAGKWIDSIAQMFAGWGIDFLKLDGVGPGSDKTGPNYDNTADVAAWSKALVKTGRNIQFLLSWSLDHDYIDTWQRYSNGWRVDTDVECYCDTLVTWQNSLVKRFDDVVPWIGDTGRGGWNNLDSLDVGNGQMDGLSNDERQLYMTLWAIEAAPLYTGDDLTKLDSYGLSLLTNDEVIAVDQAGRAAKPVVAHTPQQTWWTRNADGSYTVALFNLDTSPATVTANWSDFGFHGKASVRDLWSHQQLGKFTNSFSANLAPHSAKLLKVWR
- a CDS encoding ROK family transcriptional regulator; the encoded protein is MSAAVQVFAVVLRHGPISRVEVTARTGLSPAAVTKAVRPLVDAGYLTERPDERAPSRLGRPAMPVQVVADRAFFVGVKLTADEVIAVRTDLCGGTRDVVHRPLTSTAVADVIEVVADVVGALATGYEVACLGVSLAGDVLRDTGMVRFSPFLNWRNVPLADLVSAATGLPTLIENDVRALTVAEHWFGAGVGVSSFALVTAGTGIGCGLVVNDVLLPAGELGHVAIDVDGPECYCGGRGCVEALAADRVVLAGCSTVVGRALTMPEAIELGRSGDPAVHAVFERAGRALGLALAAVANLVGPERIVLTGEAVGGYDLYAEQIRQALAAQAFGAAAACELVVRPLPFDEWARGAAVVGIQDLITRSGAARGSAGAVTLPAR
- a CDS encoding transglycosylase domain-containing protein encodes the protein MRLIDYPRRNKRGVRRWLPSWKLVLGTSATLVAGMVAGFFVAVATVQIPKPNEDAVQQATIFTYADGSSQITHVGTNRRPVSFDQIPLVVRQAVLAAEDRTFYSDPGVSPMGLLRALKNDLTSSGGNLQGGSTITQQFVKNYYLTQQQTLGRKLNEVLVAIKLDQVESKDAILVDYLNTIYFARGAYGIESASRAYFGVDVSQLTDPAKAAYIAAVIQSPYYYATADKDPKAAKALQDRWNYVLDGMVAEHELSTQQRASLQFPTPVKYEPDDMGGMNGYMVDAAMQNLDRLHEKDPSVPDSNTVARGGYTVVTTFRQDYMQAAKKAVDDRMSTLDPNKPQDRNVHIGMASVDDRTGAVLGFYGGPDYLKQGFNDAFSAAGPLGSDVEKVLGSVVPANHYEDAGIDFIPGTKALATTPLRAAAAMSSMANGYQYNQPYEVSEIRQNGEVIWRAQPQTENFWGGDGTIEPVRQFTPFKNAVRGADVPKWWAWSMLDFNGVTTAANMFATPPDGKGNRALLGMTGGYEANLDAALYSYVSAVQK